The Triticum aestivum cultivar Chinese Spring chromosome 7B, IWGSC CS RefSeq v2.1, whole genome shotgun sequence genome window below encodes:
- the LOC123158712 gene encoding MADS-box transcription factor 23-like: MVRGKAVIEKIENQTSRQVTFSKRKSGLFKKGKELGVLCDAQVGIFIFSNTGRLYEYSNSGMKPLIERYQAVKDGQKLLSASAEAKFWQAETARLEQQLRTLQENHRQLLGQHLSGLSFEDLKHLQNHLETSLYNIRLTKDKFIGDEMQELNMNESLMRQENIELHRKLNIVHQENTELQNKLNDQGAVNMGITSPFTKCNITAPTDKNSVRLDSCHADWDDEPESSTFW; this comes from the exons ATGGTCCGCGGAAAGGCCGTGATCGAGAAGATCGAAAACCAGACAAGCCGACAGGTGACCTTCTCCAAGAGGAAGAGCGGAttgttcaagaagggcaaggaacTGGGCGTTCTCTGTGATGCCCAGGTagggatcttcatcttctccaacaccggacGCCTCTATGAGTACTCCAATTCCGG AATGAAACCCTTAATTGAAAGATACCAGGCTGTTAAAGATGGTCAAAAACTCCTGAGTGCAAGTGCTGAAGCTAAG TTTTGGCAAGCGGAAACTGCTCGCCTGGAGCAGCAACTACGTACCTTGCAAGAGAATCATCG GCAGTTGCTAGGACAACATCTATCTGGTTTATCTTTTGAAGACTTGAAGCATTTACAAAATCATCTAGAAACGAGCTTGTATAACATTCGACTAACTAAG GACAAATTTATTGGCGATGAAATGCAAGAGTTAAACATGAAT GAAAGCCTCATGCGTCAGGAAAATATAGAGCTACATAGGAAATTAAACATCGTTCATCAAGAGAATACGGAATTACAAAACAAG TTAAATGATCAAGGAGCAGTGAACATGGGAATCACAAGTCCTTTTACCAAGTGCAACATTACTGCTCCAACGGACAAAAATTCAGTTCGCCTGGATTCATGCCACGCAGATTGGGATGATGAACCAGAATCGTCCACCTTCTGGTGA